In Chiroxiphia lanceolata isolate bChiLan1 chromosome 2, bChiLan1.pri, whole genome shotgun sequence, a single genomic region encodes these proteins:
- the ARL6 gene encoding ADP-ribosylation factor-like protein 6 — protein sequence MGLFDKLAGWLGLKKKEVHVLCLGLDNSGKTTIINKLKPSNAQTQDIVPTIGFSIEKFKTSSLSFTVFDMSGQGKYRDLWEHYYKEGQAIIFVIDSSDKLRMVVAKEELDTLLNHPDIKHRRLPILFFANKMDLRDAVSSVKVSQLLSLENIKDKPWHICASDALKGEGLQEGVDWLQDQMQAMKT from the exons ATGGGATTGTTTGACAAGCTGGCGGGATGGCTTGGGCTGAAGAAGAAGGAGGTTCATGTTCTGTGCCTTGGCCTGGACAACAGCGGCAAAACGACCATCATAAATAAACTGAAACCCTCAAAT GCTCAAACTCAGGACATCGTCCCAACAATAGGATTCAGTATAGAGAAATTCAAGACTTCAAG tttgtcTTTCACAGTGTTTGATATGTCAGGTCAAGGGAAATACAGAGACCTCTGGGAGCATTACTACAA AGAAGGCCAAGCCATTATTTTTGTCATTGATAGCAGTGACAAATTAAGAATGGTTGTGGCCAAAGAAGAACTTGACACCCTTCTGAATCATCCAG ATATCAAGCACCGTCGACTGCCTATTCTCTTCTTTGCTAACAAGATGGACCTCAGGGATGCAGTGTCATCTGTGAAAGTATCTCAATTACTGTCACTAGAAAACATCAAAGACAAGCCCTGGCATATCTG tgcCAGTGATGCTCTTAAAGGAGAAGGATTACAAGAAGGTGTGGATTGGCTCCAAG ATCAGATGCAAGCAATGAAGACATGA